One Kineococcus aurantiacus genomic window carries:
- a CDS encoding XRE family transcriptional regulator — MDVEGVIAGVGPRLRRVRTGAGRTLADVSTATGISVSTLSRLENGGRKATLDLLLPLAEFFEVGLDELVQPAPRPAPKRRTTRQGMTFIPLSAVPGGLRAYKQVLEPGVGEDSGEQYVHEGHEWVYVMSGRLRMRLGDDDFEVAAGESAEFDTRLPHRISNPGDTVTECLVVFGRQGERIHVRARPRVRSR; from the coding sequence GTGGACGTCGAGGGGGTCATCGCCGGGGTCGGGCCGCGGTTGCGCCGGGTGCGGACCGGTGCGGGCCGCACGCTCGCCGACGTCTCCACGGCCACCGGCATCTCGGTGAGCACGTTGTCGCGGCTGGAGAACGGCGGCCGCAAGGCGACGCTCGACCTGCTGCTGCCGCTCGCGGAGTTCTTCGAGGTGGGCCTGGACGAACTCGTCCAGCCGGCCCCCCGGCCGGCGCCGAAGCGCCGCACGACCCGGCAGGGCATGACGTTCATCCCGTTGTCGGCGGTCCCGGGCGGGTTGCGCGCGTACAAGCAGGTCCTGGAACCCGGGGTAGGGGAGGACTCCGGCGAGCAGTACGTCCACGAGGGCCACGAGTGGGTCTACGTCATGTCGGGCCGGTTGCGGATGCGGTTGGGGGACGACGACTTCGAGGTCGCGGCGGGGGAGTCCGCGGAGTTCGACACCCGGTTGCCGCACCGGATCAGCAACCCGGGCGACACCGTCACCGAGTGCCTCGTGGTGTTCGGCCGGCAGGGTGAGCGGATCCACGTCCGCGCCCGCCCGCGGGTCAGGTCGCGGTGA
- a CDS encoding alpha/beta fold hydrolase produces MTTTDLRDTAAADGTGPTGAAAAPNRTVQVGEDTFAYRRLGTPSATLPPLLLLQHFRGNLDFWDPILLDVLAADREVVTVDQRGVGASTGATRDDVAATATDTAAFAAALGLRHVDVLGFSLGGHVAQDLALRYPRLVRRLVLGGTAPQGAPNLHPWSEDVFALATADVTTPQDFLALFFSGSTESTRLGWEYLARTTARREDRDAPTDLATRDAQYTALMAWGVPEFAKLDRLSAIRQPTLVANGDDDTMMDTRNSHLLAERIPGAQLRIYPDAGHGFLDQYPRLFGEHVRAFLGR; encoded by the coding sequence ATGACCACCACCGATCTCCGCGACACCGCCGCGGCGGACGGAACCGGACCCACCGGCGCCGCCGCCGCGCCCAACCGGACCGTGCAGGTGGGCGAGGACACCTTCGCCTACCGCCGTCTCGGCACGCCGTCGGCCACGCTGCCGCCGTTGCTGCTGCTGCAGCACTTCCGGGGGAACCTGGACTTCTGGGACCCGATCCTGCTCGACGTCCTGGCCGCCGACCGCGAGGTCGTCACCGTCGACCAGCGCGGGGTCGGGGCGTCCACCGGCGCCACCCGGGACGACGTGGCCGCCACGGCCACCGACACCGCGGCCTTCGCCGCCGCCCTGGGGCTGCGGCACGTCGACGTCCTGGGTTTCTCCCTCGGCGGGCACGTCGCCCAGGACCTGGCGCTGCGGTACCCGCGGCTGGTGCGCCGGCTGGTCCTGGGCGGCACCGCCCCGCAGGGCGCCCCGAACCTGCACCCGTGGAGCGAGGACGTCTTCGCCCTGGCCACCGCGGACGTCACCACCCCCCAGGACTTCCTCGCGCTGTTCTTCTCCGGGTCCACCGAGAGCACCCGGCTGGGGTGGGAGTACCTGGCCCGGACCACCGCGCGCCGGGAGGACCGCGACGCCCCGACCGACCTGGCGACCCGGGACGCGCAGTACACCGCCCTGATGGCGTGGGGGGTCCCCGAGTTCGCCAAGCTGGATCGGCTGTCCGCGATCCGGCAGCCGACCCTCGTCGCGAACGGCGACGACGACACCATGATGGACACCCGCAACAGCCACCTGCTGGCCGAGCGGATCCCGGGCGCGCAGCTGCGGATCTACCCCGACGCCGGCCACGGCTTCCTCGACCAGTACCCCCGGCTGTTCGGCGAGCACGTGCGCGCCTTCCTCGGCCGCTGA
- a CDS encoding isochorismatase family protein: MRFSPHDTAVVVTDPQNDVLRPANPAWALLSGALHDNDTVVNLQTLLEGAAGSGYGVFVSPHYTFDADLRWRFGGPIETMVHEERMFSRPSALSLDGFAGSGADWLENLAPVIEDGRTVVTSPHKLFGPASNDLVLQLRKRGITRVVLGGALANLCVESHLRDLLENGFQVAVAADAVAAPRHPDFGDGNTAAQINYRFLTDTVLRTEQVVAALRAGAVS; encoded by the coding sequence ATGAGATTCTCCCCCCACGACACCGCCGTGGTCGTCACCGATCCGCAGAACGACGTCCTGCGTCCGGCGAACCCCGCGTGGGCCCTGCTGAGCGGTGCGCTGCACGACAACGACACCGTGGTGAACCTGCAGACGCTCCTCGAGGGGGCCGCCGGGTCCGGCTACGGCGTCTTCGTCTCCCCGCACTACACCTTCGACGCGGACCTGCGGTGGCGCTTCGGCGGGCCGATCGAGACGATGGTGCACGAGGAGAGGATGTTCTCCCGACCCTCGGCGTTGTCCCTCGACGGTTTCGCGGGCTCGGGGGCGGACTGGCTGGAGAACCTGGCCCCCGTGATCGAGGACGGCCGGACCGTCGTCACCAGCCCGCACAAGCTCTTCGGTCCCGCCTCGAACGACCTGGTCCTGCAACTGCGCAAGCGCGGGATCACCCGCGTGGTGCTGGGCGGCGCGCTCGCCAACCTCTGCGTCGAGTCGCACCTGCGAGACCTGCTGGAGAACGGCTTCCAGGTCGCGGTGGCCGCCGACGCGGTCGCCGCCCCCCGCCACCCGGACTTCGGGGACGGGAACACCGCGGCGCAGATCAACTACCGCTTCCTGACCGACACCGTCCTGCGCACCGAGCAGGTGGTCGCCGCGCTCCGCGCCGGCGCTGTGTCCTGA
- a CDS encoding alpha/beta fold hydrolase, producing MTAPTGTAVTPTTGYRSDGAPTEFAEHGGYRYAYRRFGPRGGTPLVLCLRFRGTLDHWDPAFLQVLSDERDVIVFDNRGLNLTSGPPAHSIEEMGRGVLDLLDALELPEVDVLGWSLGGMVAQAAVLAGPGRFRHLVVAGSTSQGVPGQPAPEPKVWQVAGRGANDDEDFLYLFFPETPEGRAAGLASLRRLDHRLLVSGAVASPEAVQGQLTAIRTFTEGFWARLPELTLPVLVANGSHDVMINSYATYAMSTRLPNARALLYSDAGHGFLFQHAEEFGAEVLRFLRG from the coding sequence GTGACCGCACCGACCGGCACCGCCGTCACCCCGACCACCGGCTACCGTTCCGACGGGGCCCCCACCGAGTTCGCCGAGCACGGCGGGTACCGCTACGCCTACCGGCGGTTCGGCCCGCGCGGCGGAACCCCGCTGGTCCTGTGCCTGCGCTTCCGCGGCACGCTGGACCACTGGGACCCGGCCTTCCTGCAGGTCCTCAGCGACGAGCGCGACGTGATCGTGTTCGACAACCGCGGGCTGAACCTCACCTCGGGCCCGCCCGCGCACTCGATCGAGGAGATGGGCCGGGGTGTGCTCGACCTGCTCGACGCGCTGGAGCTGCCCGAGGTCGACGTCCTGGGCTGGTCGCTGGGCGGGATGGTCGCGCAGGCCGCGGTCCTGGCCGGGCCGGGGCGTTTCCGCCACCTCGTCGTCGCGGGCAGCACGTCGCAGGGGGTCCCGGGCCAGCCCGCGCCCGAGCCGAAGGTCTGGCAGGTCGCCGGGCGCGGGGCCAACGACGACGAGGACTTCCTCTACCTGTTCTTCCCCGAGACCCCTGAGGGCCGGGCGGCCGGGCTGGCCTCGCTGCGCCGGCTGGACCACCGGCTCCTCGTCTCGGGGGCGGTGGCCTCGCCGGAGGCGGTGCAGGGCCAGCTCACGGCGATCCGCACGTTCACGGAGGGTTTCTGGGCGCGCCTGCCGGAACTGACGCTGCCGGTGCTGGTCGCCAACGGGTCCCACGACGTGATGATCAACAGCTACGCCACCTACGCGATGTCGACACGGCTGCCGAACGCCCGCGCCCTGCTGTACAGCGACGCCGGGCACGGTTTCCTGTTCCAGCACGCCGAGGAGTTCGGGGCCGAGGTGCTGCGCTTCCTGCGCGGCTGA
- a CDS encoding GNAT family N-acetyltransferase translates to MTTHRHDDVPPRAGERGTGEDLVRTERLVLSRPTPGDLDDVFALYSDPAVWEHLPSGRHTHPDTTARLLAHVEEGWQVIGLGSWVVRDTGGALVGTGGCDLRLGLAWNLGYRLARNSWGKGLAQEVIAAAVAAARRVRPDLAITAYLLEHNVRSRAAAERAGLDLVWRGPDAGNPDPTAVRLLFADRPLSAIVVRELTAT, encoded by the coding sequence GTGACCACCCACCGCCACGACGACGTGCCCCCGCGGGCGGGTGAGCGCGGGACGGGCGAGGACCTGGTCCGCACCGAGCGGCTCGTGCTGAGCCGCCCCACCCCCGGCGACCTCGACGACGTCTTCGCCCTGTACTCCGACCCCGCCGTGTGGGAGCACCTGCCCAGCGGCCGCCACACCCACCCGGACACGACGGCGCGGCTGCTCGCGCACGTCGAGGAGGGCTGGCAGGTCATCGGCCTGGGCAGCTGGGTGGTCCGCGACACCGGGGGCGCCCTCGTGGGGACGGGCGGTTGCGACCTGCGGCTCGGGCTGGCCTGGAACCTCGGCTACCGACTGGCCCGCAACTCCTGGGGGAAGGGCCTGGCCCAGGAGGTCATCGCCGCCGCCGTCGCCGCCGCGCGACGGGTCCGGCCCGACCTGGCGATCACCGCGTACCTGCTGGAGCACAACGTGCGGTCGCGGGCCGCCGCCGAACGGGCCGGGCTGGACCTCGTCTGGCGCGGCCCCGACGCGGGGAACCCCGACCCCACCGCCGTCCGGCTCCTGTTCGCCGACCGGCCGCTGAGCGCGATCGTCGTGCGGGAACTCACCGCGACCTGA
- a CDS encoding MFS transporter encodes MPAPPDHRPTAPADAAGPVAPGPGPGGPPAPPRAGTTARTLLPASITVTVLASSSAPTPLYATYERDWGFGALTTTVVFGVYALAVLLALLVLGRVSDHLGRRPVLLAALAVQVVAMLVLATAPGVAELLVARVLQGLSTGAAVGAAGAMALDVDPRRGAFANSVAPPVGTATGAVLSAVVVDLLPWPTHLVYLVLLALYVLQALAVALVPETVRRDGDARARALSSLVPRIGLPRRLRAPFAVAAPVVFAVWALAGLYGSLAPSLVRTVLGWDSPFAGASTLFLQTAVAAVTVASTYSVAVRTSVVVAVVALAAGMALTLLALSSRSATVFFLGTAVAGVGFGAGFQGGVRLVVPRAEPSERAGVLSAVYVAAYLGLGLPAVLAGVLVARGGGLVTTAREYAVAVVALAAVAALGMLRRPAHERRPTNPTNPTNRRSS; translated from the coding sequence GTGCCCGCACCCCCGGACCACCGCCCGACCGCCCCCGCCGACGCCGCGGGCCCCGTGGCGCCCGGCCCGGGACCGGGTGGGCCGCCCGCGCCGCCACGGGCCGGCACCACGGCCCGCACGCTGCTGCCGGCCTCGATCACGGTCACGGTGCTGGCCTCCTCCAGCGCCCCGACGCCGCTGTACGCCACCTACGAGCGCGACTGGGGTTTCGGCGCGCTCACGACGACGGTGGTCTTCGGCGTCTACGCCCTCGCCGTCCTCCTGGCCCTGCTCGTGCTGGGCCGGGTGTCCGACCACCTGGGCCGCCGGCCGGTGCTGCTGGCGGCGCTGGCCGTGCAGGTCGTGGCGATGCTCGTGCTGGCCACGGCCCCCGGGGTCGCCGAGCTGCTCGTCGCCCGCGTGCTGCAGGGCCTCTCGACCGGCGCGGCGGTGGGTGCGGCGGGCGCGATGGCGCTGGACGTGGACCCGCGGCGCGGGGCGTTCGCGAACTCCGTGGCCCCGCCGGTCGGCACCGCGACGGGGGCGGTGCTGTCGGCCGTCGTCGTGGACCTCCTGCCGTGGCCGACCCACCTGGTCTACCTGGTCCTGCTGGCCCTGTACGTGCTGCAGGCGCTCGCCGTGGCACTGGTCCCCGAGACGGTCCGGCGCGACGGGGACGCCCGGGCGCGGGCGCTGTCCTCGCTGGTGCCGCGCATCGGGCTGCCGCGCCGGTTGCGGGCCCCGTTCGCGGTCGCGGCGCCGGTGGTGTTCGCGGTGTGGGCGCTGGCCGGGTTGTACGGCTCGCTGGCCCCCTCGCTCGTGCGGACCGTCCTGGGCTGGGACTCGCCGTTCGCGGGGGCCTCGACGTTGTTCCTGCAGACCGCCGTCGCCGCCGTCACCGTCGCGTCGACGTACTCCGTGGCGGTCCGGACCAGCGTCGTCGTCGCCGTCGTGGCCCTCGCGGCCGGGATGGCGCTGACCCTGCTGGCCCTGTCCAGCAGGTCGGCGACGGTGTTCTTCCTCGGCACGGCCGTGGCCGGGGTGGGTTTCGGCGCGGGTTTCCAGGGCGGCGTCCGGCTGGTCGTGCCCCGCGCCGAACCGTCCGAACGCGCCGGGGTGCTGTCCGCGGTGTACGTCGCGGCCTACCTCGGCCTGGGGCTGCCGGCGGTGCTCGCCGGGGTCCTGGTCGCCCGCGGCGGGGGGTTGGTGACGACCGCGCGGGAGTACGCCGTCGCGGTCGTGGCGCTGGCGGCGGTGGCCGCGCTGGGGATGCTGCGCCGCCCGGCCCACGAGCGACGTCCCACGAACCCGACGAACCCGACGAACAGGAGATCCTCGTGA
- the rpmG gene encoding 50S ribosomal protein L33 has protein sequence MAKSADVRPVIKLRSTAGTGYTYVTRKNRRNDPDRMVVRKFDPVVRQHVDFREER, from the coding sequence ATGGCGAAGTCCGCCGACGTCCGTCCCGTGATCAAGCTGCGGTCGACCGCGGGGACCGGGTACACGTACGTGACCCGCAAGAACCGCCGCAACGACCCCGACCGCATGGTCGTGCGCAAGTTCGACCCCGTCGTCCGTCAGCACGTGGACTTCCGCGAGGAACGCTGA
- a CDS encoding ribosomal protein bL36 encodes MKVVKSLRSLKDKDGSIVVRRHGKVFVVNKRNPRWKARQG; translated from the coding sequence GTGAAGGTCGTGAAGTCGCTGAGGTCGCTGAAGGACAAGGACGGCTCCATCGTCGTCCGGCGGCACGGCAAGGTGTTCGTCGTGAACAAGCGCAACCCGCGGTGGAAGGCCCGGCAGGGCTGA
- the rpsN gene encoding 30S ribosomal protein S14 encodes MAKTSKIARNEQRRAVVERWAARRSDLKRAAVDPALGPDERAAAQLALQRLPRDASPTRLRNRDATDGRPRGFLRKFGVSRVTLREMAHAGELPGVTKSSW; translated from the coding sequence ATGGCGAAGACCTCGAAGATCGCCCGGAACGAGCAGCGCCGGGCGGTCGTCGAGCGCTGGGCCGCCCGGCGGTCGGACCTGAAGAGGGCCGCGGTGGACCCCGCGCTCGGCCCTGACGAGCGCGCCGCGGCGCAGCTCGCGCTGCAGCGGCTGCCGCGGGACGCGAGCCCGACGCGGCTGCGCAACCGCGACGCCACCGACGGCCGGCCGCGGGGGTTCCTGCGGAAGTTCGGGGTCTCGCGGGTCACCCTGCGGGAGATGGCCCACGCCGGGGAACTGCCCGGTGTCACGAAGTCGAGCTGGTAG
- a CDS encoding ATP-binding cassette domain-containing protein codes for MARRPQRPAAQAVPVSDALALRGLVKRFGARTAVDHLDLDVPAGAFYGVVGPNGAGKTTTLSMATGLLRPDAGRARVAGTDVWADPAGAKRLLGVLPDGVRLFDRLTGLELVRYSGLLRAMPREVVEARSRELLDALGLADAAGTLVVDYSAGMTKKVALACALVHAPRVLVLDEPFEAVDPVSGATIRAILDGYVRGGGTVVLSSHVMDLVERLCSHVAVIAGGRVLAAGELAAVRGTGSLEERFVDLVGGTRDVSGTLDWLR; via the coding sequence GTGGCCCGCCGCCCGCAACGGCCTGCGGCACAGGCTGTCCCGGTGAGCGACGCCCTCGCGCTGCGGGGCCTGGTCAAGCGCTTCGGCGCGAGGACCGCCGTCGACCACCTCGACCTCGACGTCCCCGCCGGGGCCTTCTACGGCGTCGTCGGCCCCAACGGCGCGGGCAAGACGACGACGCTGTCGATGGCCACCGGCCTGCTGCGCCCCGACGCCGGCCGCGCGCGGGTCGCCGGGACCGACGTGTGGGCCGACCCCGCCGGCGCCAAACGCCTCCTGGGGGTCCTGCCCGACGGCGTCCGCCTGTTCGACCGGCTCACCGGCCTCGAACTCGTCCGGTACTCCGGCCTGCTGCGCGCGATGCCGCGCGAGGTCGTCGAGGCGCGCTCGCGCGAACTCCTCGACGCCCTCGGCCTGGCCGACGCCGCCGGCACCCTCGTCGTCGACTACTCCGCCGGCATGACGAAGAAGGTCGCGCTGGCCTGCGCCCTCGTCCACGCCCCCCGGGTCCTCGTCCTCGACGAGCCGTTCGAGGCCGTCGACCCCGTCAGCGGCGCCACGATCCGGGCCATCCTCGACGGGTACGTCCGCGGCGGCGGGACCGTCGTGCTGTCCAGCCACGTCATGGACCTCGTCGAACGGCTGTGCAGCCACGTCGCCGTCATCGCCGGCGGCCGGGTCCTGGCGGCCGGTGAGCTCGCCGCCGTCCGCGGGACCGGTTCCCTCGAGGAGCGGTTCGTCGACCTCGTCGGGGGCACCCGCGACGTCTCCGGGACCCTGGACTGGCTGCGGTGA
- a CDS encoding GNAT family N-acetyltransferase, with protein sequence MNQFATPVPLTGERAALEPLTADHADGLRAVVAEGDLHTTWYTRIPAPAAVEAEIERRLDLQRQGLMAPWVVRRRDTGAVCGATTYMNVRPADRKLEIGSTFLAPSAQRTGVNAEAKLLLLTRAFEDLGCHAVEFRTHWHNHQSRTAIARLGAKQDGVLRNDQVMPDGSLRDTVVFSITASEWPAARNGLRHRLSR encoded by the coding sequence GTGAACCAGTTCGCGACCCCCGTGCCCCTGACCGGTGAGCGAGCGGCCCTCGAGCCGCTCACGGCCGACCACGCCGACGGCCTGCGCGCCGTCGTCGCCGAGGGCGACCTGCACACCACCTGGTACACGAGGATCCCGGCCCCCGCCGCCGTCGAGGCCGAGATCGAGCGCCGCCTCGACCTGCAGCGGCAGGGGCTCATGGCCCCGTGGGTGGTCCGCCGCCGCGACACCGGCGCGGTGTGCGGGGCGACGACCTACATGAACGTCCGCCCCGCCGACCGCAAGCTGGAGATCGGCTCGACGTTCCTCGCGCCCAGCGCGCAGCGCACCGGTGTCAACGCCGAGGCCAAGCTGCTGCTGCTGACCCGCGCGTTCGAGGACCTCGGCTGCCACGCGGTGGAGTTCCGCACCCACTGGCACAACCACCAGTCCCGCACCGCCATCGCCCGCCTCGGCGCCAAGCAGGACGGCGTGCTGCGCAACGACCAGGTGATGCCCGACGGGTCGCTGCGGGACACCGTCGTCTTCTCCATCACCGCCTCCGAGTGGCCCGCCGCCCGCAACGGCCTGCGGCACAGGCTGTCCCGGTGA
- a CDS encoding ABC transporter permease translates to MTSSLPDLLPVAAALVVLAGIAVGVGALGGVRQGRDVVVVVARAVVQIVLVGLVLGLVLRTPALAPAYLALALAVASWTSARRLRLAGAWPVTALAIGAGAATAATVVVGVGALEPHVLQVVPFTAQLIGGSMSATTLAGRRMLDDVEDQWDVVEGWLALGATTARAVAPLGRGAAARALAPALDQTRTVGLVTLPGAFVGLLLGGASPLEAARVQLLVLVGLAAAETIAVVVVTAGIGRRLRGKPARS, encoded by the coding sequence GTGACCTCGTCCCTGCCGGACCTGCTGCCGGTCGCCGCCGCGCTCGTCGTCCTCGCCGGGATCGCCGTCGGGGTCGGGGCCCTCGGCGGCGTCCGGCAGGGCCGGGACGTCGTCGTGGTCGTCGCCCGCGCCGTCGTGCAGATCGTCCTCGTCGGGCTAGTCCTCGGGCTCGTCCTGCGGACCCCCGCCCTCGCGCCCGCCTACCTGGCCCTGGCCCTGGCCGTCGCGTCCTGGACGTCGGCCCGGCGGCTGCGGCTGGCGGGGGCCTGGCCCGTGACGGCGCTCGCGATCGGGGCGGGGGCCGCCACGGCGGCGACGGTCGTCGTGGGCGTGGGGGCGCTGGAACCGCACGTCCTGCAGGTCGTGCCCTTCACGGCCCAGCTGATCGGCGGGTCGATGAGCGCGACGACCCTCGCCGGCCGGCGCATGCTCGACGACGTCGAGGACCAGTGGGACGTCGTCGAGGGGTGGCTGGCGCTGGGGGCCACGACGGCGCGGGCGGTGGCGCCGCTGGGCCGGGGCGCGGCCGCACGGGCCCTGGCGCCGGCGCTGGACCAGACGCGGACGGTGGGTCTGGTGACGTTGCCGGGGGCGTTCGTGGGGTTGCTGCTGGGCGGGGCGAGCCCGCTGGAGGCGGCCCGGGTGCAGTTGCTGGTGCTGGTGGGCCTGGCCGCGGCCGAGACGATCGCGGTCGTCGTGGTGACGGCGGGGATCGGCCGCCGGTTGCGGGGGAAACCCGCCCGCTCGTAA
- the rpmB gene encoding 50S ribosomal protein L28 — protein sequence MSARCQVTGAVPGFGKSVSHSHRRTNRRWDPNLQRKKYYVPSLGRTVTLTVSARGIKTIDLRGIESVVAQIRARGEHL from the coding sequence GTGTCGGCTCGATGCCAGGTGACGGGAGCGGTCCCGGGGTTCGGGAAGTCCGTCTCGCACTCGCACCGCCGGACCAACCGGCGCTGGGACCCCAACCTCCAGCGCAAGAAGTACTACGTGCCCTCGCTGGGGCGCACGGTCACCCTGACCGTGTCGGCGCGGGGCATCAAGACCATCGACCTCCGCGGCATCGAGTCCGTGGTGGCCCAGATCCGAGCGCGAGGGGAACACCTCTGA
- a CDS encoding cold-shock protein, producing MAQGTVKWFNAEKGYGFIEQDGGGPDVFVHYSAIGGSGYRSLEENQRVEFEVTQGQKGPQAEQVVAL from the coding sequence ATGGCTCAGGGCACCGTCAAGTGGTTCAACGCCGAGAAGGGCTACGGGTTCATCGAGCAGGACGGCGGCGGCCCCGACGTCTTCGTCCACTACTCGGCCATCGGCGGCAGCGGCTACCGCTCGCTCGAGGAGAACCAGCGCGTCGAGTTCGAGGTCACCCAGGGCCAGAAGGGCCCGCAGGCCGAGCAGGTCGTCGCGCTCTGA
- a CDS encoding type B 50S ribosomal protein L31, which yields MRPDTHPAYGDVVFRDRSAGTAFLMRSTLVARTDLPTVEWTDGATYPVFDVDVSAASHPFWTGTARVLDTEGRVEKFRRRYARG from the coding sequence GTGCGTCCCGACACCCACCCCGCCTACGGCGACGTCGTCTTCCGCGACCGCTCCGCCGGCACCGCGTTCCTGATGAGGTCCACCCTCGTCGCCCGCACCGACCTGCCGACGGTCGAGTGGACCGACGGCGCCACCTACCCCGTGTTCGACGTCGACGTCTCCGCCGCCAGCCACCCCTTCTGGACCGGCACCGCCCGCGTCCTGGACACCGAGGGCCGCGTGGAGAAGTTCCGCCGCCGCTACGCCCGCGGCTGA
- a CDS encoding aldo/keto reductase — MTTTDDRTGTAPSTSAAASGTFRIGGDLPVHRLGYGTMQLPGPGVWGPSRDRDGALRVLRRAADLGVTLVDTADAYGPGVAEELVHDALHPYDGIVVATKVGFTRPGPGRWVADGRPAHLRAATEDSLRRLGVERIDLLQLHRIDPRVPLADQVGTLADLRREGKVRHLGLSEVSVAELDAAAAIAPIATVQNLHNLADRSSTELLRVCEQRGTGFIPWFPLATGQLSDPRGPLGRLAGSLGLTPSQVALAWLLDSSPVVLPIPGTSSVAHLEENVAAAGTHLDPAVLARLDRLA; from the coding sequence GTGACCACGACCGACGACCGCACCGGTACCGCCCCCTCCACCTCCGCGGCGGCCTCCGGGACCTTCCGCATCGGTGGCGACCTGCCCGTGCACCGCCTCGGGTACGGCACGATGCAACTGCCCGGCCCCGGGGTCTGGGGCCCCTCCCGCGACCGCGACGGGGCCCTGCGGGTGCTGCGCCGCGCCGCGGACCTGGGGGTCACCCTGGTCGACACCGCCGACGCCTACGGGCCGGGGGTCGCCGAGGAACTCGTCCACGACGCGCTGCACCCCTACGACGGGATCGTCGTGGCGACCAAGGTCGGGTTCACCCGACCGGGTCCGGGACGCTGGGTCGCCGACGGGCGCCCGGCACACCTGCGGGCCGCGACGGAGGACAGCCTGCGGCGCCTGGGGGTGGAGCGCATCGACCTGCTGCAACTGCACCGCATCGACCCGCGGGTGCCGCTGGCCGACCAGGTCGGGACGCTGGCGGACCTGCGGCGGGAGGGGAAGGTCCGCCACCTCGGGTTGAGCGAGGTGAGCGTGGCCGAACTCGACGCGGCCGCGGCGATCGCACCGATCGCCACGGTGCAGAACCTGCACAACCTCGCCGACCGTTCCTCGACGGAGCTGCTGCGGGTCTGCGAGCAGCGCGGGACCGGGTTCATCCCGTGGTTCCCGCTGGCCACCGGGCAGCTGAGCGACCCGCGCGGCCCGCTGGGCCGCCTCGCGGGTTCCCTGGGCCTGACCCCCTCGCAGGTGGCGCTGGCGTGGTTGCTGGACAGCTCCCCCGTCGTCCTGCCGATCCCGGGGACCTCCTCGGTCGCGCACCTGGAGGAGAACGTGGCCGCGGCCGGCACCCACCTCGACCCGGCGGTGCTCGCCCGGCTCGACCGGCTCGCCTGA
- a CDS encoding NAD(P)/FAD-dependent oxidoreductase, whose translation MNENSTTDVVVVGGGAAGLSAAVALGRARRSVVVLDAGEPRNAPAAGVHNYLTRDGLDPRELQRLGAEEVRRFGGRVLRATATGARREDGGFSVDSTAGTLRARRLVVATGLVDDLPDVPGLRERWGRDVLHCPYCHGFEVADQPIGILATSALSGHQAWLFRQWSVDVTYFSHTAPALGAERREELLARGVRIVDGEVREVVTQDDALVGVRLADGTLVERRALVVGAPVRVHSPVLDALGLAKEAVVLNGVEVGERYPSGPGGATTVPGVHLAGNVTDPQAQVVTAAGAGLVVGAAVNTDLIATETAAAVAAARAR comes from the coding sequence ATGAACGAGAACAGCACGACCGACGTCGTCGTGGTCGGCGGCGGCGCCGCCGGCCTGTCCGCCGCCGTGGCCCTGGGCCGGGCCCGCCGCAGCGTCGTCGTCCTCGACGCCGGGGAACCGCGCAACGCCCCCGCCGCCGGCGTCCACAACTACCTGACCCGCGACGGGCTGGACCCCCGGGAACTGCAGCGCCTGGGCGCCGAGGAGGTCCGGCGGTTCGGCGGCCGCGTCCTGCGCGCCACCGCGACCGGCGCCCGGCGCGAGGACGGGGGTTTCTCCGTGGACAGCACCGCGGGCACGCTGCGCGCGCGCCGGCTCGTCGTCGCCACCGGCCTGGTCGACGACCTGCCCGACGTCCCCGGGCTGCGGGAGCGCTGGGGCCGCGACGTCCTGCACTGCCCCTACTGCCACGGTTTCGAGGTCGCGGACCAGCCGATCGGGATCCTCGCCACGAGCGCCCTGTCGGGTCACCAGGCGTGGCTGTTCCGGCAGTGGAGCGTCGACGTCACCTACTTCTCCCACACCGCCCCCGCCCTCGGCGCCGAGCGCCGGGAGGAACTGCTGGCGCGCGGGGTGCGGATCGTCGACGGCGAGGTCCGCGAGGTCGTCACGCAGGACGACGCGCTGGTCGGCGTCCGGCTCGCCGACGGCACCCTCGTCGAACGCCGGGCGCTCGTCGTCGGCGCCCCCGTGCGGGTGCACTCCCCCGTGCTGGACGCGCTGGGGCTGGCGAAGGAGGCCGTCGTGCTCAACGGGGTCGAGGTCGGCGAGCGGTACCCCTCGGGTCCCGGCGGCGCGACGACCGTCCCCGGCGTGCACCTGGCCGGCAACGTGACCGACCCGCAGGCGCAGGTGGTCACCGCGGCCGGGGCGGGGCTCGTGGTGGGAGCCGCAGTGAACACGGACCTCATCGCGACCGAGACCGCCGCGGCGGTCGCGGCCGCCCGCGCGCGCTGA